TGAACTCGAAAGGATTACACATGGCTCTTACTAGAAGAGATTTGCTTAAGCTTGGAGGAATTGCTGCAGCTGGAGCAGCTTTGAGTGGATGCACGGCATCCAGTGGCAGTGCAAAACCAAGTGCTGCAAAGGCTGGTTTATGCATGGCGCCGATTCCAAAAGCAAAGGGGCCGAGAGTTGTCGTTGTCGGTGGTGGATGGTCTGGACTTTCCATTGCCAAGTATGTGAAAAAGTATGCGCCTGAAGCAGATGTGGTGCTTATTGAAAGACGTGCATCATTTATGAGCTGTCCTGTCAGTAACTTGTGGCTAGTTGGTTTAGTAGATTTGGAGTTTTTGACTCACGACTATTTACAAGCAGCTCGCAATAATAACTATACATTTTTAAATGCTATGGTTCATGATGTCGACAGAGACAGTAAGCTAGTTTTTACCAACGAAGGGGCTGTAAAGTATGACTACTTGGTACTTGCTCCTGGGATCGATTATGACTATTCACGATGGACAAATGGTGATGTGGAGTTTGAAAATAGACTAAGAACCGAATATCCTGCAGGATTTGTTCCAGGAAGCGAACATTTGACTCTACGAAACAAAGTGCAAGATTTTGAAGGCGGTAATTTTGTGTTAACTGTTCCAGGCGGTAATTACAGATGTTTGCCCGCTCCTTATGAGAGAGCCTGTTTGATTGCCTGGTATATGAAAAAAGAGGAGATTCCTGGAAAAGTGATTTTACTTGATGAAAACCCGGATATTACCATCAAAAAAGATGGGTTTCACTCTGCATTTGAAAAGCTCTATAAAGATTATATTGAGTATCTACCAGGTTCCACCATTACAAATATCGATCTTGACAAAAAAAGAGTTGAAACAGAACTTGGTGAGGAGATCGATTTTGCAGATGCTGCGCTCTATCCAAGAGTACGAGGAGGAAAAATACTGGAAATTGCCGGTGTAGCAAAAGATAGTGTTTTTAACAAGGCAGAGGCCGATATCGATCCTTTTACCTACCAAACAAAAGCCGATCCGGATGTGTACTGTACAGGAGATGTGAGACCGATGGGGTTTAGCAAATCTGGAAATACGGCAAATACAGAGGGGCATATTGTTGCAAGTATGATTGCAGCGCGCATCAAAGGGAAAGAGCCGAAATGGAAATCTCCTTTGACGGTTTGTTACTCTGCTGTATCTGGTGATCCTGTGCGAGCGATTTCTGTAAATGCAGAGTACAAATATAATGAAGCGAAAAAAGCTTTTGGATTCCATAATGCTGCTACAAACGAGAAATGGGATGGAAAAGTCGGAGTGATGAACGGTAAAGGGCTTTTTGAGTGGGCTAAAGGGATGTATCGAGATATGTTTATGTAGACCCAAAAGGGCCCACGAAATTGCGCAAACTAATTATATCTTGATTAGGATTAAAAATGGATAGAAGAGGTTTTTTTAAAGTTGTCGGAGGCAGCGCTTTGATGGTAGCTGCCTCCCCTTCGCTTATTAAAGGATATTTGAGAGCTGATACAGGAGAGCTGTATAAGGCATATGAAAAAGTGCAGCTTGTAGATACGGAGGGAAATCCGGTTGTATATAGTGCTCTCAAAAAAGAGGTGCCCTATATTTTCCAATATCCGTATGCATCTACGCCAAACTTTTTACTACGAACTGATACGAAAACTTTGCCTGAGGTACAACTCAAAGCGGAAGATGGCTCAGAATATGTATGGAGAGGAGGTGTGGGCAAAGAGAAGGACCTGGTTGCATACAGCGCAATATGTCCTCATCAGCTAACCCACCCTACTCCAAATGACAGTTTTATAACCTATGTACCAAAGGGTAAAAAGACGATGGCCTACAAAGAGGGAGGTATCATTGTCTGTTCTTCCCATCTTTCGGCATACGATCCAAAAGCGGGTGCGAAAGTGTTGGCTGGACCTGCTCCTCAACCACTAGCGTCCATTGTTTTAGAAGTAGATGATCAAGGGCACATTTGGGCAGTTGGAGTGTTGGGTGCAGATAAGTTTCACGACTATTTTCGTTCATTCAAACCGGAATTGAAAGAGTTTTACCGCAATATCAGAAAAGCAAAAAAGATAGTCAAAGTGAGTGCGAAAACGGTGCCATTGAAAGAGTATACGAAAGAGATAATCCAATACTAAGGATGGATATGGAAAGAAGAGAGTTTTTACAGGTGAGTGGATTTGCAATCGCAACTTTAATGGTTGGACGAATACAAATTAAAGCTGACGAAAGTGACAATGAAGCGATAGAGCTTTCATTTCAAGAGGCCTATGCCGATGCAACCGAAGGTGCGAAAAAGATCATTAAAAATGCAAAAGAGATGAGACTCAATATCCCGGATGCTCCGGAAAACGGTTTGGTTGTTCCGATCGAAGTGGAAGTGGAGTATCCGATGGAAGCGGGAAAATATATAAAACGAATTGATGTATTGACCACAAAAAATAGAGTGAACAAAGTTATCACAGCCCA
The Nitratiruptor sp. SB155-2 genome window above contains:
- a CDS encoding NAD(P)/FAD-dependent oxidoreductase, with product MALTRRDLLKLGGIAAAGAALSGCTASSGSAKPSAAKAGLCMAPIPKAKGPRVVVVGGGWSGLSIAKYVKKYAPEADVVLIERRASFMSCPVSNLWLVGLVDLEFLTHDYLQAARNNNYTFLNAMVHDVDRDSKLVFTNEGAVKYDYLVLAPGIDYDYSRWTNGDVEFENRLRTEYPAGFVPGSEHLTLRNKVQDFEGGNFVLTVPGGNYRCLPAPYERACLIAWYMKKEEIPGKVILLDENPDITIKKDGFHSAFEKLYKDYIEYLPGSTITNIDLDKKRVETELGEEIDFADAALYPRVRGGKILEIAGVAKDSVFNKAEADIDPFTYQTKADPDVYCTGDVRPMGFSKSGNTANTEGHIVASMIAARIKGKEPKWKSPLTVCYSAVSGDPVRAISVNAEYKYNEAKKAFGFHNAATNEKWDGKVGVMNGKGLFEWAKGMYRDMFM
- a CDS encoding Rieske 2Fe-2S domain-containing protein: MDRRGFFKVVGGSALMVAASPSLIKGYLRADTGELYKAYEKVQLVDTEGNPVVYSALKKEVPYIFQYPYASTPNFLLRTDTKTLPEVQLKAEDGSEYVWRGGVGKEKDLVAYSAICPHQLTHPTPNDSFITYVPKGKKTMAYKEGGIIVCSSHLSAYDPKAGAKVLAGPAPQPLASIVLEVDDQGHIWAVGVLGADKFHDYFRSFKPELKEFYRNIRKAKKIVKVSAKTVPLKEYTKEIIQY
- a CDS encoding thiosulfate oxidation carrier protein SoxY → MERREFLQVSGFAIATLMVGRIQIKADESDNEAIELSFQEAYADATEGAKKIIKNAKEMRLNIPDAPENGLVVPIEVEVEYPMEAGKYIKRIDVLTTKNRVNKVITAHYTPDNGKAYLYVNAKLGGTQDVVLLARTNDDIVFEARKHIKVALGGCG